A single window of Salvia splendens isolate huo1 chromosome 6, SspV2, whole genome shotgun sequence DNA harbors:
- the LOC121806391 gene encoding phosphatidylinositol 3,4,5-trisphosphate 3-phosphatase and protein-tyrosine-phosphatase PTEN2A-like, whose translation MSCEASDSTNVPDVKSVEINMSTSVESDPNNSERDAPSKFSASGISTWAKSLKIPQPFTGTQELSPSGNSGKSSFSRFTSGLGLSPKSPPSEESSGASSPTTSTGILGTITKGLVDSSKNAVKAVQVKARHVVSQNKRRYQDEGFDLDMTYITENIIAMGFPAGDMSSGFFGYVEGFYRNHMEEVIKFFETYHKDKYKVYNLCSERLYDASLFEGKVASFPFDDHNCPPIQLIISFCQSAYSWLKEDIENVVVVHCKAGMARTGLMISSLLLYLKFFPTAEESIDYYNQKRCTDGKGLVLPSQIRYVKYFERILAYFNGENQPGRRCMLRGFRLHSCPYWIRPSITVSDHNGELFSTKKHPRTKDLSSEDFWFSAPKKGIMVFALPGEPGLTELAGDFKVHFHDGKGDFYCWLNTTMIENRKVLNTSDLDGFDKRKLPSPGFQVEVVLVDYDPAAVAARPPSETSENSGANSASMPTPGPAEEATAAAAKDSKKGKDDEFSDSNSEESASSKTRQTGVSSHAAGSVAVKDSTAQSNADPNEIANLTRKTEQVALGSSATTHAGAGKETGMGTEVSGSAGEVSEFKAMAADASIFSFGDDEDEESE comes from the exons ATGAGCTGCGAAGCTTCTGATTCGACGAATGTGCCAGATGTCAAGTCTGTAGAGATCAACATGTCAACTTCTGTGGAATCTGATCCAAATAATTCTGAACGCGATGCACCATCAAAATTCTCAGCTTCTGGAATCTCCACTTGGGCAAAAAGTCTAAAAATCCCCCAGCCATTTACTGGAACACAGGAACTATCACCTTCAGGAAACTCAGGGAAGTCATCTTTTTCACGTTTTACTAGTGGTTTGGGGTTGTCTCCCAAGTCTCCTCCATCAGAAGAAAGTTCTGGTGCTTCTTCACCAACTACATCGACAGGCATATTGGGAACCATTACAAAGGGATTGGTCGACTCATCCAAGAATGCTGTCAAGGCTGTGCAGGTCAAAGCCCGCCATGTTGTATCTCAAAATAAGCGAAGATACCAG GACGAAGGATTTGATCTAGATATGACCTATATCACAGAGAATATCATTGCAATGGGCTTCCCTGCTGGTGATATGAGCTCTGGATTTTTTGGATATGTTGAG GGATTCTATCGGAACCACATGGAGGAAGTAATTAAGTTCTTTGAAACTTACCATAAG GACAAATACAAAGTGTACAACCTTTGTTCTGAAAGATTGTATGATGCATCTTTATTTGAGGGAAAG GTCGCTAGTTTTCCATTTGATGACCATAACTGTCCTCCTATTCAACTGATCATATCATTTTGCCAAAGTGCGTATTCATGGTTAAAGGAAGATATTGAAAATGTCGTGGTCGTGCATTGTAAAGCTGGGATGGCCAGGACCGGATTGATGATTTCTAGTCTTCTCCTGTATCTGAAG TTCTTCCCTACAGCTGAGGAATCAATCGATTATTACAATCAGAAAAGGTGTACTGATGGTAAAGGGCTTGTTTTGCCTAGCCAGATC aGATATGTCAAGTATTTTGAACGCATTCTGGCTTACTTCAATGGGGAAAACCAACCAGGTCGAAG ATGCATGCTTAGAGGATTCCGGCTGCATAGCTGCCCGTACTGGATCAGGCCTTCCATTACAGTCTCTGACCATAATG GTGAGCTCTTCTCAACAAAAAAGCATCCAAGAACCAAAGATTTGTCG TCTGAAGATTTTTGGTTTAGTGCACCTAAGAAAGGAATAATGGTGTTTGCCCTTCCTGGAGAACCTGGCTTAACAGAGTTGGCTGGTGATTTCAAGGTCCATTTTCATGATGGCAAAGGGGACTTCTATTG CTGGTTGAATACAACAATGATTGAAAACCGTAAAGTCTTAAACACAAGTGATCTCGATGGCTTTGATAAG CGGAAATTGCCATCTCCAGGCTTTCAAGTCGAAGTAGTTCTCGTGGATTATGATCCTGCTGCTGTTGCCGCAAGGCCACCATCAGAGACTAGTGAAAATTCTGGTGCCAATTCGGCCTCAATGCCAACCCCTGGTCCAGCCGAGGAAGCCACAGCTGCAGCTGCAAAAGACTCGAAGAAAGGCAAAGATGATGAGTTCTCCGACAGCAATTCAGAGGAAAGCGCATCCTCAAAAACCAGACAAACTGGAGTCTCTTCCCATGCTGCTGGGTCTGTGGCTGTGAAAGATTCTACAGCTCAAAGCAACGCCGATCCAAATGAAATTGCAAATTTGACACGCAAGACTGAGCAGGTCGCTTTAGGATCTTCAGCTACCACGCATGCTGGGGCGGGAAAGGAAACTGGTATGGGAACCGAAGTGTCCGGCTCAGCTGGGGAGGTAAGTGAGTTCAAGGCGATGGCTGCTGATGCATCGATTTTTTCATTTGGAGACGACGAGGATGAGGAAAGCGAGTAA
- the LOC121809429 gene encoding protein SRC2 homolog, translated as MSLSGIQGQLLEVTVVGCNKLKDTEWISRQDPYVFLEYGSSKFRTRTCTDGGKNPTFQEKFVFTLIEGLRELSVVVWNSNTLTFDDFIGTGKVPLQKVLSEGFDDTAWPLQDKKGRHAGEVRLIMHFSNAKKTAKSPAPSAPSYSNAPPYSAPPPVASFPQARYPPSGYPPAPQYASYPPNSAAYPPMQYQQPPAATYPPTYPPTSSYPPQSAYPPPTSSYPPQSAYPPPPQDPHNYPPGPYPPAPYLYPRPPY; from the exons ATGTCGCTCTCCGGCATCCAAGGTCAACTTCTCGAGGTCACAG TTGTTGGATGCAACAAATTGAAAGACACCGAATGGATTTCCAGGCAAGATCCCTACGTTTTTCTCGAGTATGGAAGCAGCAAATTTCGCACCCGAACTTGCACAG ATGGAGGGAAGAATCCTACCTTTCAGGAAAAATTTGTGTTCACTCTGATAGAAGGGTTGCGGGAGTTGAGCGTCGTAGTCTGGAACAGCAATACTCTCACTTTCGACGATTTCATCGGCACTGGAAA GGTTCCACTGCAGAAAGTTTTGTCTGAGGGTTTTGATGATACCGCATGGCCTCTCCAGGACAAAAAAGGGAG GCATGCTGGAGAAGTTCGATTGATAATGCACTTTTCTAATGCCAAA AAGACAGCGAAAAGCCCCGCTCCATCCGCTCCATCGTATTCAAATGCACCTCCATATTCAGCACCTCCACCAGTAGCATCTTTTCCCCAGGCACGCTATCCTCCATCGGGCTATCCTCCAGCACCTCAGTATGCTTCCTACCCTCCAAATTCTGCGGCATATCCACCTATGCAATATCAACAACCGCCAGCTGCCACTTATCCTCCAACTTACCCTCCGACTTCATCATATCCGCCACAGTCGGCCTATCCCCCTCCGACTTCATCATATCCGCCACAGTCGGCCTATCCCCCTCCTCCGCAGGACCCACATAACTACCCTCCAG GTCCATATCCTCCAGCTCCATATCTATATCCCCGACCACCATATTGA